The following proteins are encoded in a genomic region of Amphiura filiformis chromosome 11, Afil_fr2py, whole genome shotgun sequence:
- the LOC140164528 gene encoding E3 ubiquitin-protein ligase TRIM56-like has translation MMAEGGATLERQRRTLECSICLHRFRNPKTLPCLHSFCEDCLTNYAPLGTKTLACPLCKERIEVPNGDASKLKSNFHLKELVEEVVLTDEVTKHSTEIVCNSCDEELVAVSKCLDCDQYLCAPCLKAHKRFPALREHAIATFDEIKTGKIRPRSSIKRQLMCNRHPGNKAEIFCTTCEMPICHICATLKHKSPDHECIEASEATATRRKHALEGLEDLIAVETVFTEAEINARKTHADSQEHIAKLKDKIEGRYKILRDKIEADKRKLLKTLDVKVEYENRSLEKYRSSVKGTIARLQSIQQQARPMVEDGSDSDFLSFYATMKSKLEQMSLQKPCTYLSSLEYVRFQERKMGYCNIFGQIAEVKSVNMKLAEEYPQMCDSIDVSTWYQKGTSVLAVTELSNEVMVLDASCLSEKQLIGGDNRKRSKLVQPSDVAFSINEGLSLAVVDHTDKVKIYTMHDSDRFLPEMVNNEDVLKSVIAGIRNLASVSLQIGYPTAASVPHSIMNGFKNVLAIAEATDIDFKQAEQVKDILSNPEAFAAAAEEKRDAEAPAANKKDEYVKGFSFGLFD, from the exons ATGATGGCGGAAGGTGGTGCTACACTCGAAAGACAAAGACGAACTCTGGAATGCTCCATATGCCTACATCGATTCCGCAATCCAAAAACGCTGCCATGTCTCCATAGCTTTTGTGAAGATTGTTTGACCAACTATGCACCTCTTGGTACCAAAACGTTAGCATGTCCATTGTGCAAAGAAAGAATTGAAGTTCCCAATGGTGATGCGTCGAAATTGAAATCTAACTTCCACTTGAAAGAGCTCGTAGAAGAAGTGGTTCTGACAGACGAAGTAACTAAACATTCAACGGAGATTGTATGCAACAGTTGTGATGAGGAACTTGTAGCTGTGTCTAAATGTCTCGACTGTGATCAGTATCTATGTGCACCTTGTTTGAAGGCACATAAACGGTTTCCAGCGTTACGTGAACACGCCATAGCTACATTTGATGAAATAAAGACAGGCAAG ATTCGACCAAGATCAAGCATCAAACGTCAGTTGATGTGCAATAGACATCCGGGTAACAAAGCGGAGATATTTTGCACCACGTGTGAGATGCCAATATGTCATATTTGTGCAACGTTGAAACACAAATCTCCAGACCACGAATGTATCGAAGCATCCGAAGCAACAGCAACCAGAAGAAAGCACGCGTTGGAAGGCCTTGAAGACTTAATTGCTGTTGAAACTGTGTTTACCGAAGCGGAAATCAACGCCCGTAAAACCCATGCAGATTCACAAGAACATATTGCTAAGCTTAAAGATAAGATTGAAGGGAGATATAAAATTTTGAGAGACAAAATTGAGGCAGATAAAAGGAAGTTACTTAAGACTTTAGACGTTAAAGTCGAATATGAAAACCGTAGTCTTGAAAAGTACAGATCGTCAGTCAAAGGTACTATCGCCAGATTACAGAGCATCCAGCAGCAGGCAAGGCCAATGGTAGAAGATGGCAGTGATTCTGATTTCCTGTCTTTCTATGCGACGATGAAGTCCAAGCTCGAGCAAATGAGTTTACAGAAACCTTGCACATATTTGTCATCCCTTGAGTACGTGCGTTTCCAAGAGAGGAAAATGGGCTATTGTAATATTTTCGGTCAGATAGCAGAAGTTAAATCGGTCAACATGAAGCTTGCCGAAGAATACCCCCAAATGTGCGATAGTATTGATGTAAGTACCTGGTATCAAAAAGGTACTTCGGTTTTAGCAGTCACGGAATTATCAAATGAAGTAATGGTATTAGACGCCAGTTGTTTGAGTGAAAAACAACTCATCGGTGGCGATAACAGGAAAAGATCGAAACTTGTGCAGCCCTCAGACGTTGCTTTTTCAATTAACGAAGGACTCTCACTTGCTGTCGTTGACCACACAGACAAAGTCAAGATTTACACAATGCATGACTCGGACAGGTTTCTACCTGAAATGGTGAATAATGAGGATGTGCTGAAGTCCGTCATAGCAGGTATACGTAACCTTGCCAGTGTGAGTCTTCAAATTGGCTATCCAACAGCTGCTAGCGTGCCTCATTCCATCATGAATGGATTCAAGAATGTCCTCGCCATAGCTGAAGCAACCGATATTGATTTCAAGCAAGCTGAGCAGGTTAAAGACATTCTTTCAAATCCGGAAGCTTTTGCAGCGGCAGCGGAAGAGAAGAGGGATGCGGAAGCACCTGCTGCTAACAAGAAGGATGAATATGTCAAGGGCTTTAGTTTTGGTCTCTTTGACTAA